Proteins found in one Acinetobacter sp. XH1741 genomic segment:
- a CDS encoding substrate-binding domain-containing protein, with amino-acid sequence MRLNSRQIAIALAVTGAAVTTTANAARDTIQIAGSSTVLPFASVVAEEFGNTFPQFKTPVVGSGGSSAGLKQFCQGVGDNTIDVANASRKIKSTEIEACNKAGVKQIQEIKIGYDGIVFASSSHKAAYKLKPYHVFAALAAQLPSKGKLVPNPYTNWNQIDKSLPNEPITLVIPASNHGTREVFQEKMVDAGCESYEYFKSLEKEAQKKACSTFRKDGRVIEIAGDYTETLARLKTSPSAVGVFGLSFYDMNRDKLRVASVNNILPSEKTVLNGTYPVSRPLFFYVKGEHLKSVKGLPQYVEYFLSKKATGKGSKAERDGLIAMSDAERAKVLADFKAGKTVK; translated from the coding sequence ATGCGCTTAAATTCACGTCAAATCGCAATTGCGTTAGCAGTAACTGGGGCCGCTGTAACAACGACTGCAAATGCAGCTCGTGATACGATTCAAATTGCTGGTTCTTCAACTGTATTACCGTTTGCCAGCGTTGTAGCTGAAGAATTCGGTAATACATTCCCTCAATTTAAAACTCCTGTTGTGGGTTCTGGTGGTTCTTCTGCTGGTTTAAAACAGTTCTGTCAAGGCGTGGGCGACAACACGATCGACGTAGCAAATGCTTCTCGTAAAATTAAAAGCACTGAAATTGAAGCTTGTAACAAAGCTGGTGTAAAACAAATTCAAGAAATTAAAATTGGTTATGACGGTATTGTATTTGCGTCTAGCTCACACAAAGCAGCTTATAAATTAAAACCTTATCACGTGTTTGCTGCTTTAGCTGCACAGTTACCTTCTAAAGGTAAATTGGTTCCAAACCCTTATACAAACTGGAACCAAATTGACAAGTCACTTCCTAATGAGCCGATTACGCTTGTTATTCCTGCATCTAACCACGGTACACGTGAAGTTTTCCAAGAGAAAATGGTTGATGCTGGTTGTGAATCATACGAATACTTCAAAAGCTTAGAGAAAGAAGCTCAGAAGAAAGCATGTTCTACTTTCCGTAAAGATGGCCGTGTAATTGAAATTGCTGGCGACTATACAGAAACATTAGCTCGCTTAAAAACTTCTCCAAGTGCAGTTGGTGTATTTGGTTTAAGCTTCTATGACATGAACCGTGACAAGTTACGTGTAGCATCAGTAAACAACATCCTTCCTTCTGAAAAAACTGTGTTGAATGGTACATACCCTGTATCTCGCCCATTATTCTTCTACGTGAAAGGCGAACACTTAAAATCAGTTAAAGGTTTACCACAGTACGTAGAATATTTCCTAAGCAAAAAAGCGACTGGTAAAGGTTCTAAAGCTGAGCGTGATGGTTTAATCGCAATGTCTGATGCAGAACGCGCTAAAGTTTTAGCTGACTTTAAAGCAGGTAAAACTGTTAAATAA
- the pstB gene encoding phosphate ABC transporter ATP-binding protein PstB, translating into MNTIDITNSLEKDKLVNTEQSKLTDTQSHHSTSYVSHFEPHTSKKPNSTEIKISAQDAHVYYGDFEAIKGIDLDIYQNEVIAFIGPSGCGKSTFLRTLNRMNDTIDGCRVTGKITLDDKNIYDPNLDVVLLRAQVGMVFQKPNPFPKSIFDNVAYGPKLHGLARDKYDLEEIVENSLRKAGLWEEVKDRLNQPGTGLSGGQQQRLCIARTIAVSPEVILMDEPCSALDPIATAKVEELISELSDQYTIVIVTHSMQQAARVSDRTAYFHLGDLIEVNSTEKVFTQPDHQLTEAYITGRFG; encoded by the coding sequence ATGAATACTATTGATATTACGAATTCCTTAGAAAAGGATAAGTTAGTGAATACTGAACAATCTAAACTTACAGATACACAATCGCATCATAGCACTTCGTATGTTTCGCATTTTGAACCTCATACTTCAAAAAAGCCGAATTCAACCGAAATCAAAATCAGTGCTCAAGACGCCCATGTTTATTATGGTGACTTTGAAGCGATTAAAGGCATCGATTTAGATATCTATCAAAATGAAGTTATCGCATTTATTGGACCATCGGGTTGTGGTAAATCGACTTTCCTTCGTACTTTAAACCGTATGAATGACACGATTGATGGTTGCCGTGTAACAGGTAAGATCACATTAGATGATAAAAATATCTATGATCCAAATCTAGATGTTGTATTACTGCGTGCTCAGGTGGGTATGGTGTTTCAAAAGCCAAATCCATTCCCTAAGTCTATTTTTGATAATGTTGCGTATGGACCGAAACTACATGGTTTAGCACGTGATAAATATGACCTAGAAGAAATTGTTGAAAATAGCTTGCGTAAAGCAGGTCTATGGGAAGAAGTTAAAGACCGTTTGAATCAGCCGGGCACAGGTTTATCTGGTGGTCAGCAACAACGTTTATGTATTGCACGTACTATTGCAGTAAGTCCTGAAGTAATTTTGATGGACGAACCTTGTTCTGCGCTTGACCCAATTGCTACAGCAAAAGTGGAAGAGTTGATTTCTGAACTTTCTGATCAATATACCATTGTCATCGTAACGCACTCGATGCAACAGGCAGCACGTGTTTCAGACCGTACAGCATACTTCCATTTAGGTGATTTGATTGAAGTAAACTCGACAGAAAAAGTGTTTACTCAACCTGATCATCAGTTGACTGAAGCCTATATCACGGGTCGTTTTGGTTAA
- a CDS encoding amino acid permease, which produces MDANNKHELKQGLSNRHIQLIALGGAIGTGLFLGLSQTIKLAGPSILLGYAIAGVIAFLIMRHLGEMVVEEPVSGSFSYFANKYWGKMAGFMSGWNYWVLYVLVSMAELSAIGTFIQFWWPEIPTWLTALFFFILINGINLVNVRFFGESEFLFSCIKIVAILSMIGFGAYLLFSGSAGPQAGVANLWQHGGFFPHGLHGFIMALAVIMFAFGGLELIGIAAAETKKPETTIPKAVNQIVYRILIFYIGAIGILLCLYPWNMVAEGGSPFVLIFQSLNSNGVANVLNFVVLIAAISVYNSCIYCNSRMLHGLAEQGNAPAILKKVNSRGIPVPAAIVSASITAVCVVVNYLIPGQAFQIFMMLVVAALVINWLMISVTHLKFTKAMKLQRRQTKFQSILSPWSNYLTISFVCFILIIMAMTPDMRLAVILGPIWLAALAIMYFFKYRKKMVAMPEVQSN; this is translated from the coding sequence ATGGATGCAAACAATAAGCACGAGTTAAAACAAGGCTTATCCAATCGACATATTCAACTCATCGCACTCGGAGGGGCGATCGGAACAGGGTTATTCTTAGGTCTTTCTCAAACAATTAAATTGGCTGGTCCTTCAATTTTATTAGGATATGCAATTGCAGGGGTGATTGCCTTTTTAATTATGCGTCATTTAGGCGAAATGGTTGTTGAAGAACCGGTGAGTGGTTCTTTTAGTTATTTTGCAAACAAGTACTGGGGCAAAATGGCTGGTTTCATGTCTGGCTGGAACTACTGGGTGTTGTATGTACTGGTAAGTATGGCCGAACTGAGTGCAATTGGTACTTTTATACAGTTTTGGTGGCCTGAAATTCCGACATGGCTAACTGCTTTATTTTTCTTTATTTTGATTAACGGCATTAACTTGGTTAATGTCCGCTTTTTTGGGGAATCCGAATTCTTATTTTCTTGCATTAAAATTGTTGCTATTTTAAGCATGATTGGTTTTGGGGCTTATCTCTTATTTTCAGGTTCGGCAGGTCCGCAAGCAGGTGTTGCGAATTTATGGCAACACGGTGGTTTCTTCCCGCATGGTCTGCATGGCTTTATCATGGCTTTGGCTGTCATTATGTTCGCATTTGGTGGTTTAGAGCTTATTGGTATTGCAGCAGCTGAAACAAAGAAACCTGAAACAACCATTCCAAAAGCAGTGAACCAGATTGTTTATCGCATCCTGATTTTTTATATCGGTGCAATTGGTATTCTTTTATGTCTGTATCCATGGAATATGGTGGCAGAAGGCGGTAGCCCATTTGTTTTGATTTTCCAGTCGCTCAATAGTAATGGCGTGGCAAATGTACTGAATTTTGTGGTCTTGATTGCTGCCATTTCGGTTTATAACAGCTGTATTTATTGTAATAGTCGTATGCTGCATGGTTTAGCAGAGCAAGGTAATGCTCCGGCAATTTTGAAAAAAGTAAACAGCCGTGGTATTCCGGTTCCGGCAGCCATTGTTTCTGCATCAATCACGGCAGTATGTGTGGTGGTGAACTATTTAATTCCGGGACAAGCATTTCAGATCTTTATGATGTTGGTTGTAGCAGCACTTGTTATTAACTGGCTTATGATTTCAGTCACACATTTGAAATTTACCAAAGCAATGAAACTACAGCGTCGCCAAACTAAGTTCCAAAGTATTCTGAGTCCGTGGAGTAATTATTTAACCATTAGCTTTGTATGCTTTATTCTTATTATTATGGCAATGACACCAGACATGAGACTGGCTGTGATTTTAGGTCCTATTTGGTTAGCTGCTTTAGCTATTATGTATTTCTTTAAATACCGTAAAAAAATGGTCGCAATGCCAGAAGTACAATCGAACTAA
- a CDS encoding aldehyde dehydrogenase family protein, which translates to MQQANMLNEFKLIIGGQLCSGEQGELEIINPATGLTAARCAKASVAQVNQAVSAAKQASKAWQQVSHEERKSILNKIADGIEKHAEMLAELVVLEQGKPLALAQMEVQGAIGWTRYAAAMDLPVEVIEDSETKRIERHRQPLGVVASITPWNWPLMIAVWHIMPALRAGNVVISKPSEYTPLSTLRLCEIIQQEVPAGVISIVVGAGEIGEALSSHADVQKVVFTGSTRTGQHIMAGAAQQLKHLTLELGGNDAGIVLPDANIDEIAAKIFNMAFLNAGQTCAALKRLYVHESQYEALSQKLADVANAQVVGDGMASSTTFGPVQNQMQYNKVKALIAEAIQQGAKALSGQQQLPEQGYFIAPTILTEVSDTCRVVQEEQFGPVLPVLKYTDINDAIARANDSEFGLGGSIWSSDIKAAQTYATQLQCGTVWINTHAEVLPHAPFGGWKMSGIGAEFGLEGLLENTIGQTVHISKV; encoded by the coding sequence ATGCAACAAGCGAATATGCTCAATGAATTTAAACTCATTATTGGCGGTCAACTTTGTTCAGGTGAACAAGGTGAACTAGAAATTATTAATCCTGCTACAGGGTTAACTGCTGCACGTTGTGCAAAAGCATCGGTTGCGCAGGTAAATCAGGCAGTGAGCGCAGCTAAACAAGCCTCTAAAGCTTGGCAACAGGTTTCACATGAAGAGCGTAAATCAATCTTAAATAAGATTGCAGATGGCATTGAAAAGCATGCTGAAATGCTCGCAGAGCTGGTTGTACTTGAGCAAGGTAAGCCATTAGCACTGGCACAAATGGAAGTGCAGGGCGCAATTGGTTGGACACGTTACGCTGCTGCTATGGATTTACCTGTAGAAGTTATTGAAGACAGTGAAACCAAACGTATTGAGCGCCATCGTCAACCATTAGGTGTAGTGGCTTCAATTACACCTTGGAACTGGCCACTTATGATTGCGGTTTGGCATATCATGCCGGCATTACGTGCAGGTAACGTTGTCATTAGCAAACCTTCTGAATACACACCGCTCTCGACTTTACGTTTATGTGAAATCATTCAGCAAGAAGTTCCAGCAGGTGTGATCTCGATTGTGGTTGGTGCTGGCGAGATTGGTGAAGCATTATCTTCTCATGCAGATGTGCAAAAAGTCGTGTTTACGGGTTCAACTCGAACAGGCCAGCACATTATGGCTGGTGCTGCTCAGCAGCTAAAACACTTAACTTTAGAGCTTGGCGGTAATGACGCTGGTATTGTATTACCAGATGCAAATATCGATGAAATTGCAGCTAAGATTTTTAATATGGCATTCTTAAACGCTGGCCAAACATGCGCGGCGTTAAAACGTTTATATGTGCATGAAAGCCAATATGAGGCGTTATCTCAAAAGTTAGCGGACGTTGCCAATGCTCAAGTTGTTGGTGATGGTATGGCATCTTCTACAACGTTTGGTCCAGTACAAAACCAAATGCAATATAACAAAGTGAAAGCTCTTATTGCTGAAGCTATTCAACAAGGTGCGAAAGCACTTTCTGGACAACAACAGCTACCAGAGCAAGGTTATTTTATTGCACCAACCATTTTGACTGAAGTTTCTGATACGTGCCGTGTGGTACAAGAAGAACAGTTTGGCCCGGTATTACCTGTCTTAAAATATACCGATATTAACGATGCAATTGCTCGTGCAAACGACAGTGAATTTGGTTTAGGTGGATCAATCTGGTCTTCTGATATTAAAGCTGCTCAAACTTATGCGACTCAGCTTCAATGCGGTACTGTTTGGATCAATACCCATGCGGAAGTTCTTCCTCATGCGCCTTTTGGTGGCTGGAAAATGTCAGGTATAGGTGCTGAATTTGGTTTAGAAGGTTTACTTGAAAATACGATTGGGCAAACAGTCCATATCAGTAAAGTCTAA
- the pstC gene encoding phosphate ABC transporter permease subunit PstC, translating to MNLLLIGVLLALVAIAYQLGLRKSRNLAGKGSNSATLHSRPGYYGALVGLWCGIPAFLILIIWNLVEPSILNHIIFNNVPAAVSASLDEAARSVLVDRVQAIASGFGVSDHPAAYELAAAQQYAKFQTIGSFAKFAVVVCAALLGLAWAKKKINQEYRARNQVERAINVALILCSGVAILTTIGIVMSMFGEAMHFFHFVSPIDFFFGTEWNPGFSTSGNAEGSYGLLPLLWGTLMVSGIALLVAVPVGLMIAIYLAEYASPWLRSWAKPTIEVLAGIPTIVYGVFAMMVIGPFFKAAGAYVGIEINATSALTAGFVMGIMIIPFVSSLSDDIITQVPRALRDGSLGLGATKSETIRQVVLPAALPGITGAFLLAVSRAVGETMIVVLAAGNSPLLHANPFEAVSTVTVTIVKQLTGDTDFASPQALVAFALGLTLFVITLGLNIVALYIVRKYREQYE from the coding sequence ATGAATCTGCTACTTATCGGTGTGTTGTTAGCCCTTGTGGCAATCGCATATCAACTTGGGCTGAGAAAGAGCCGTAACCTAGCAGGTAAGGGAAGCAACTCGGCGACACTACATTCTCGTCCTGGTTATTATGGCGCACTGGTTGGGCTTTGGTGCGGTATCCCTGCTTTTTTAATTTTGATCATTTGGAACTTGGTTGAGCCAAGTATTTTAAATCATATTATCTTTAATAATGTTCCTGCTGCTGTGAGTGCTTCTCTCGATGAAGCTGCTAGAAGTGTTCTTGTAGATCGAGTTCAAGCGATTGCTTCAGGTTTTGGGGTAAGTGATCATCCAGCTGCTTATGAGCTAGCTGCTGCTCAGCAATATGCAAAATTTCAAACTATTGGCTCTTTTGCCAAATTTGCTGTTGTTGTATGTGCAGCCTTGTTGGGTTTAGCTTGGGCAAAGAAAAAAATCAACCAAGAATATCGTGCACGTAACCAAGTTGAACGTGCTATTAACGTTGCTTTAATCTTGTGTTCTGGTGTTGCAATTTTAACCACCATTGGCATTGTGATGTCGATGTTTGGTGAAGCGATGCACTTCTTCCATTTTGTGAGTCCAATTGACTTTTTCTTTGGTACAGAATGGAACCCGGGCTTTAGTACTTCAGGTAATGCTGAAGGAAGTTATGGTTTATTACCATTGCTATGGGGAACACTCATGGTCAGTGGTATTGCTCTACTCGTTGCTGTGCCAGTTGGCTTGATGATTGCCATTTATCTGGCTGAGTATGCTTCTCCATGGTTACGTTCTTGGGCAAAACCAACGATTGAAGTTTTGGCGGGTATTCCAACAATCGTTTATGGTGTTTTTGCCATGATGGTTATTGGGCCATTTTTTAAAGCTGCCGGTGCATATGTCGGTATCGAAATTAACGCAACCAGTGCTTTAACTGCCGGTTTCGTTATGGGAATTATGATTATTCCGTTTGTGTCATCTTTGTCTGATGACATTATTACTCAAGTTCCTCGTGCACTACGTGATGGTTCACTAGGACTTGGAGCAACCAAGTCAGAAACAATTCGCCAAGTGGTTTTACCAGCAGCTTTGCCGGGTATTACAGGTGCATTCTTATTGGCTGTATCCCGTGCCGTGGGGGAAACCATGATTGTGGTTTTGGCAGCGGGGAACAGTCCACTTCTACATGCAAATCCATTTGAAGCTGTTTCGACAGTCACTGTGACCATTGTAAAACAGTTAACGGGTGATACCGATTTTGCAAGTCCACAGGCCTTGGTAGCATTTGCACTGGGTTTAACACTCTTTGTGATTACTTTGGGATTAAACATTGTTGCACTGTACATTGTGCGTAAATACCGTGAGCAATACGAATGA
- a CDS encoding thiamine pyrophosphate-binding protein → MFIEIGEFLNLRLKQMGIQHLFGVPGDFNLSYLEQVEADPQLEFIGNCNELNAAYAADGYARINGFSALATTYGVGDLSAINGIAGAYAENVPLIHISGIPPLHAVQKGTLIHHTLVDGNYDNIMNCMKEFTVAQTRLTPANAAFEIDRVLRQCFLERRPVHIQLPGDITHVKIEVSERPLDLSYPAVEPELLQSVVSKLCDIIANAQSPALLIDNEASVFGVTSLLNDLSQKCSIPFAGMNTAKNIMDEGSPRYIGTYVGGASQPHVKNIIEQSDCLIGIGARFTDVGSAVFTHQIETKNYIEIKSYGLSIFGQDFPGIEIGQLLVELNKKVAPRKSTTPLLEKQTQKVVEAPAQQKLSQDVLWNYISGFLKEDDVIIGEVGTSNSALSGIKLPATAKYIAQPLWGSIGYTLPALLGSLLAAPERRQILFIGDGSFQLTVQELSTIIRHGLKPIIFLLNNGGYTIERLIMGENAAYNDVQNWKYTEIPAVFNGKKGHTTYVVETAGQLKSVLDNVQQNDQLTFIELKLPAMDAPVSLKKFASVIARFDYGDRGYEILKERSQPIKCKDASSF, encoded by the coding sequence ATGTTCATAGAAATCGGTGAATTTTTAAATCTTCGTCTAAAACAAATGGGTATCCAACATCTCTTCGGTGTACCTGGTGATTTTAACCTCTCATATCTAGAACAAGTTGAAGCAGACCCACAGCTCGAATTTATTGGAAATTGTAATGAATTAAATGCTGCCTATGCAGCAGACGGTTATGCACGAATTAACGGTTTTTCTGCCTTGGCCACTACTTATGGTGTAGGTGACTTAAGTGCAATTAATGGTATTGCAGGTGCTTACGCAGAAAATGTCCCGCTTATTCATATCTCAGGTATTCCACCTTTACATGCAGTTCAAAAGGGCACTTTAATACACCATACGCTGGTCGATGGTAACTACGACAACATTATGAACTGTATGAAAGAGTTCACAGTTGCTCAAACACGTTTAACGCCAGCAAATGCAGCATTTGAAATTGATCGCGTATTACGTCAGTGTTTCCTTGAGCGTCGTCCTGTACATATTCAATTACCAGGCGATATTACTCACGTTAAAATTGAAGTGTCTGAGCGTCCGCTCGACCTAAGCTATCCAGCTGTTGAACCAGAATTATTGCAAAGTGTGGTAAGCAAACTTTGTGACATTATTGCCAATGCTCAAAGTCCAGCACTTCTTATTGATAATGAAGCTTCGGTTTTTGGTGTAACTTCACTTTTAAATGATTTATCTCAAAAATGCTCAATTCCATTTGCAGGTATGAATACTGCAAAAAATATTATGGATGAAGGCTCACCTCGTTATATCGGGACTTATGTGGGTGGGGCAAGCCAACCGCATGTGAAAAATATCATTGAGCAATCTGACTGTTTGATTGGTATTGGTGCACGTTTTACCGATGTGGGTTCAGCTGTATTTACTCATCAAATTGAGACTAAGAATTACATCGAAATTAAATCTTATGGTTTGAGTATTTTTGGTCAGGATTTTCCGGGTATCGAGATCGGACAGTTACTTGTTGAGCTAAATAAAAAAGTTGCACCACGTAAATCGACAACACCTCTTCTTGAAAAACAAACTCAAAAAGTAGTTGAAGCTCCAGCTCAACAAAAGCTAAGCCAAGACGTGCTTTGGAACTACATTTCAGGTTTCTTAAAAGAAGATGATGTGATTATTGGTGAAGTCGGGACATCAAACTCTGCTTTGTCAGGTATAAAGCTTCCGGCTACTGCTAAATATATTGCTCAGCCGCTTTGGGGTTCTATTGGTTATACCTTGCCGGCTTTGCTTGGTAGTTTGTTGGCTGCCCCTGAACGCCGTCAAATTTTGTTTATTGGCGATGGTTCATTCCAGCTTACGGTACAAGAGCTTTCTACAATTATTCGTCATGGTTTAAAGCCAATCATTTTCTTGTTGAACAATGGCGGTTACACCATTGAGCGACTCATTATGGGCGAAAATGCTGCTTATAACGATGTACAGAACTGGAAATACACTGAAATCCCAGCGGTATTTAACGGTAAAAAAGGCCATACAACGTATGTTGTTGAAACTGCTGGACAGCTCAAGAGCGTTTTAGATAACGTTCAGCAAAATGATCAGTTAACTTTTATTGAATTAAAACTACCTGCAATGGATGCGCCAGTAAGTTTGAAGAAATTTGCTTCCGTGATTGCACGTTTTGACTATGGTGATCGTGGCTACGAAATTTTAAAGGAGCGTTCCCAACCGATTAAATGTAAGGATGCAAGCTCGTTTTAA
- the pstA gene encoding phosphate ABC transporter permease PstA has protein sequence MSTSNTSSPTDQNVFDPQAAAQARDRRKKVIEKSLAKRHRKEKAFRFAGFSAVVIGLAFVALLFGSILAKGLPAFWQTSMNVPVYFDPKVIDAGPVPVRTQGETPAHYQERYVDWQTKMGMVDWDSLIVNGMVAKDPSLESQRDSLRSLYASSEAYRLRDMVFANPSLIGKKENLTFLGDANVDVWLKGNIDRSLPDDQQQLDPEIRKLADDLKAKGILENTFNTNLFTNPDSRSSPAISGLAGAFMGSLFMMLIVILISIPIGVASAIYLEEFAPKNFITDIIEVNINNLAAVPSIVFGLLGAAIFIGWMRLPLSAPLVGGLVLSLMTLPTVIITTRASLKAVPPSIRQAALGLGASKVQTVFHHVLPLAMPGIMTGAIIGVAHALGETAPLLLIGMSAFVASIPTTPFDQATALPVQVYLWQGNELRNFFEGRTAAAIIVLLALMIGLNSLAIWLRKKFEVRW, from the coding sequence ATGAGTACATCAAATACATCGTCTCCTACGGATCAGAACGTATTTGATCCACAAGCTGCTGCTCAGGCACGTGATCGCCGTAAAAAAGTGATTGAAAAATCATTGGCTAAACGTCACCGTAAAGAAAAAGCTTTTCGTTTTGCTGGTTTTTCGGCAGTTGTGATTGGTCTTGCATTTGTTGCACTACTGTTTGGCAGTATTTTGGCAAAAGGTTTACCGGCATTTTGGCAAACCAGTATGAATGTACCGGTTTACTTTGACCCTAAAGTGATTGATGCAGGTCCTGTACCTGTACGTACACAGGGTGAAACACCAGCGCATTACCAAGAACGTTATGTCGATTGGCAAACAAAAATGGGTATGGTGGATTGGGATAGCCTCATCGTAAATGGAATGGTTGCAAAGGATCCTTCACTTGAGTCACAGCGTGATTCGTTACGTAGTCTTTATGCAAGCTCAGAAGCATATCGTTTACGTGATATGGTATTTGCAAACCCGTCACTTATTGGTAAAAAAGAAAATCTTACTTTCTTAGGGGATGCCAATGTCGATGTATGGTTAAAAGGTAATATTGACCGTTCATTACCAGATGATCAGCAACAGCTAGATCCGGAAATACGTAAGCTCGCTGATGATCTAAAAGCAAAAGGTATTCTTGAAAATACATTTAATACCAATTTATTTACAAATCCGGACTCTCGTAGTTCACCAGCTATTAGTGGTCTTGCTGGTGCATTTATGGGCTCGTTATTCATGATGCTGATCGTCATCCTGATTTCGATTCCAATTGGTGTAGCAAGTGCTATCTATTTAGAAGAATTTGCTCCAAAGAATTTCATTACCGACATTATTGAAGTCAACATTAATAACCTTGCGGCTGTTCCTTCAATCGTGTTTGGTTTACTCGGTGCTGCGATTTTTATTGGCTGGATGCGCTTACCATTGTCAGCGCCGTTGGTCGGTGGTTTGGTATTAAGTTTAATGACATTACCAACCGTCATTATTACCACACGTGCTTCTTTAAAAGCTGTGCCACCATCAATTCGTCAAGCTGCACTTGGTTTAGGTGCATCTAAAGTACAAACCGTTTTTCATCATGTTTTACCGTTGGCGATGCCGGGGATCATGACGGGTGCGATTATTGGTGTTGCACATGCTTTAGGTGAAACTGCGCCGTTACTTTTAATCGGGATGAGTGCATTCGTTGCAAGTATTCCAACAACTCCATTTGATCAAGCAACTGCTTTACCTGTTCAAGTTTACTTATGGCAGGGTAATGAGTTGCGTAACTTCTTCGAAGGCCGTACTGCTGCTGCGATTATCGTACTTCTTGCATTAATGATTGGCTTAAACAGCCTTGCAATTTGGTTACGTAAAAAGTTCGAAGTGCGTTGGTAA
- the sohB gene encoding protease SohB: protein MLFHLPKLPAEIRVSHLNARVNEQRKKIAQTTSSRLELLQLAQQLAKEAKIRRKNNQKIFVLDFKGDIQASAVENLREEITLILATAKAGRDRVVVRLESPGGMVHGYGLAAAQLVRLRDAGFHLTICVDKVAASGGYMMACIANEIISAPFAVVGSIGVVAQVPNFNRLLKEHNVDFELYTAGQYKRTVTMFGENTPEGKAKFEEELQQTHQLFKHFVEKYRPQLNVDKVATGEHWYGRDALDLNLVDKLETSDEYLLALLPQHDVYVINTRKKATLGEKLGLQAAQMADSLIPAVMNKVADSLAKANSTLVQMRDTKF, encoded by the coding sequence ATGTTATTCCATTTGCCTAAACTCCCTGCAGAGATACGTGTCAGTCATTTGAATGCACGTGTAAATGAACAGCGAAAAAAAATTGCACAAACGACATCAAGCCGTTTAGAGCTTTTACAATTAGCACAACAACTTGCGAAAGAAGCGAAGATCCGCCGTAAAAACAACCAGAAAATTTTTGTTTTAGATTTTAAGGGTGATATTCAGGCATCTGCGGTTGAAAACTTACGTGAAGAAATCACACTCATTTTAGCAACGGCTAAAGCTGGCCGTGATCGTGTAGTGGTACGCCTTGAAAGCCCAGGTGGTATGGTTCATGGTTATGGACTAGCAGCGGCTCAATTGGTTCGTTTGCGTGATGCAGGTTTTCATTTAACGATTTGTGTCGACAAAGTCGCTGCAAGTGGTGGTTATATGATGGCATGTATTGCAAATGAAATTATTTCTGCACCATTTGCTGTAGTAGGTTCAATTGGTGTAGTTGCTCAGGTTCCAAATTTCAATCGTCTTTTAAAAGAACATAATGTTGATTTTGAACTTTACACAGCAGGTCAATATAAGCGTACTGTGACCATGTTTGGTGAAAATACGCCTGAAGGTAAGGCAAAGTTTGAAGAAGAGCTACAGCAAACGCATCAGTTATTTAAACACTTTGTAGAGAAATATCGTCCACAGCTTAATGTAGATAAAGTCGCTACAGGTGAACACTGGTATGGACGAGATGCGCTTGATTTAAATCTTGTTGATAAGCTAGAAACTTCTGATGAGTACCTGTTAGCTTTGTTACCACAACATGATGTGTATGTGATTAATACACGCAAGAAAGCAACCTTAGGTGAAAAATTGGGTCTGCAAGCAGCTCAAATGGCTGATAGCTTGATTCCGGCTGTAATGAATAAAGTGGCAGATAGTTTGGCAAAAGCGAACTCAACCTTAGTTCAAATGCGCGATACGAAGTTTTAA
- a CDS encoding Lrp/AsnC family transcriptional regulator has product MDKFDWQIIQALQKNGRLTNQEIGDLIGLSASQCSRRRQLLEQKGVILGYTARIQQQALGLEVTAMIHINLRTHEAKAQQAFQELIEAEDNIQDAFSISGDADFILKVVAENLEQLSQFVTEKLLSYNFIGHIKSYIVLKKIKEQNHFLIKPKSMSYHHSQ; this is encoded by the coding sequence ATGGATAAGTTCGACTGGCAAATCATTCAGGCACTACAAAAGAATGGACGGCTCACCAATCAGGAAATTGGAGATTTAATCGGTTTATCTGCTTCGCAATGTTCTAGACGACGTCAACTGCTTGAGCAAAAAGGCGTGATTCTAGGTTACACGGCGCGTATCCAGCAACAGGCACTAGGGCTGGAAGTTACCGCCATGATTCATATTAATTTAAGGACACACGAGGCAAAAGCACAGCAAGCTTTTCAAGAACTGATTGAAGCTGAAGATAACATTCAAGATGCATTTTCGATTAGTGGCGATGCTGATTTTATTTTAAAAGTCGTTGCTGAAAACTTGGAGCAGCTTTCTCAATTTGTAACGGAGAAATTACTTTCTTATAATTTTATTGGTCACATAAAGTCTTACATTGTTTTGAAAAAAATTAAAGAACAGAATCATTTCTTAATTAAACCTAAAAGCATGAGCTATCACCACTCCCAGTAA